The genomic DNA TGATGGGCCAGAATTTCAGGTCCAACAGCGGTGTCTTGGTGTTCCGCCTCGTTCAGTGTTTCAACCACGCGGGCGTGCAGCGTTCGGCGCTCTCGCTTTAAAAGGCTATTGTACGCTGTGTCGCGGATCAGCGCGTGCCGATAACTGAAGGTTTCTTCGTATTCTGTTCCCGACAGCGTCATGATCCCTGCGTCCACCAACAAATCCAGACCTGCCCGCAAGGCCGTTTCATCAAAACGCGAAACCTGCGCGATCAAGGGGTACGAGAATTGCGGGCCAATGACCGCTCCGATCTGGGCGACCTCCTTGGCCGAGCTCAATCGATCGAGTCGGGCCATTAAGGCGTCATGAAGAGTTTTCGGAACTGATGACGACGCTGAGGTTTGGTCAGGCATAAAGTCATCCGGGCTATCTGGCCGGAAACTGGCTTCCAGCAGATCCTTGGTGACTTCTTCAACATAAAGCGGAACCCCATTCGAGCGCGCCGCGATCAGGTCATAGGCTGCGTTTGGAACGGCTGTCCCAGCGGCGACTTCGTTTACAATCTCCTTGATCTCTGCAAAGCTCAATTGCTTCAAATCAACATGAGTGAGATTTGAGGTAAATGACCAGTCCGGGTCAAAACCTGTGCGATAACTCATCACCATAAGAACTGATGCGTCGCCGATCTGATCGACAAAAAGATCCAGCAGCGTCTTTGTCGTCGGGTCGACCCAATGCGCGTCTTCAAAAAGCACCAAAATCGGGGCCTTCCTGGACATTGTGACCAGATGGTCCACCAACATATCCAGGGTCTGTTTCATGAGCTGCTCAGGCGTCAGATCCAGCGGTCCCAACTGATCCTCGAACGGAACCGACAGAAGCGACGCGGCCAATTTCAGCACACTATCGGACTGTGCGCCCAAAACGCGTTTTAGCTTGTCCAATTTCTGGGTCGCACTGTCGTCCGCTCTCAACTCTGCGGCGGTCTCAAGTTGGCGAATAACGGGATATAACGCACTTGCATCATGGTAAGGTGAGCATTGGAAACGGATGTGCCGGAAAGAGGCTTCGGGGATCGTACGGCTCAGCTCTTCAATCAGACGCGATTTACCGATACCCGCCTCACCTGACACCAGCGCCACCTGACCATGCCCCTGGCGGGCCAAATCCCATTTGCTGTGCAGTGTTTTGAACTCTAGCGTTCTACCGACAAGAGAGTTCATCGCGATGTCACCGGACGCCATGAACCGACTCAGGGTTTGGCGCGTTCCGGTGACTTGCCAAGCTTCGACTTCCTTGGCGAAGCCTTTCAGTTGAAACGTCCCACGACGCACGTATTCAAACGTGTCACCCGCAAGTTCGTGGGTTGTAGGCGCGACAATAAGCGTGCCCGGATCCGCCATGGACTGCAGCCGCGCGGCAAGGTTGGGAGTTTCCCCCATTGCCGTGCCATCCTCGAACATCTTTTCGCCACGCAAATCGCCCACAACGACCAGTCCGGTTGCGATGCCAATACGAACCTGAAGCTGGGCATGCGTTCGCAAGGCAGGGATTTCGCGAATAATTCGTAGACCTGCGTGAATGGCGCGTTCGGGATCATCTTCGTGCGCGTGCGGAAATCCAAAAAACACCATGATGCCATCGCCATAATAGCTGGCGATGTGGCCGTCATAGGCTGCGACGGCTGCTGCGCAAGTTTCTTTGAACAATCTCAGAACTTCGGCCAGATCTTCGGGGTCTAGCTGTTGCGACAGCGGTGTAGAGCCCACGAGGTCAATAAACATCACTGTCAGCTGTCTGCGTTCAGCAATGATATTGGCCTCTGTGCCGGATCGACCTTGAGCACCTTGGCGAACAGCTTTCAGGAAACGGCGTCTTGGCCCAAGGGGCAGGCCAATGGTTACAAGGTCATCATCGCTGAGTTCCGAGAGATCACCCAACTCGATCTCATGCCTGGCAAAGGCATCTGCATATTTGGACAAGCCATGTTTGCTCAGCCAGTTTGCAATATCAGCCATTTGACCTTGTGCGTGACATCGTCGATGCGGTGCCACGCTCTCCGCTTTTTCGTTTAACCCTTAAGCTCGGCTTGCGAGCCGACAAGAGTATTTGATCTCATCAAGAACGACAGGACAGGGCGGGTCAAGAGCGCGGTGCGAGGACAGGATGTTTCCTGTCAATTTGCTTGGGTTGGTGGGCTTTTGGGATCAACCTTAGATCAACACCGTCGACAGGCTGGGGAAATAGCTAAGCAAAAGCAGAACCAAAGCAACCGCGATCAGGAAAGGCCACAGCGATCTGAGGATTGAACCGGGTGATGTGCCACTCATGGATGAGGCGATGTACAATCCGATCCCTACAGGCGGGGTCAGCAAACCAAGCACAAGGTTCAGGCAGGCGACGATGCCGAATTGATACGGGCTGATGTCATAGGACCCGGTTGCAATGGGCAGCAGGATAGGCGTGATCAGGATAATCGCTGCAATGCCATCAATCACCATTCCAACCAGCAACAAAGCCAGATTTACAATCAGCAGAAATACAAAGGGGTTCGAGGTGACGGATGTGATCAACCCGGCCAGATGCTGCGGTATCTCTTCGTAGATGATGACCCAACCAAACACACTGGCGGCCGCAATCATGAACAGGATCATCGAGGCATTAGCAGCGGTGCGTTTGAACATCTCGGCCAGGTTTTGCGGCTTCAGGTCGCCATAAACCAGCCAGCCCACAAGAAAGGCGATCAAGGAGGCAACCGCGGCGGACTCTGTCGGGGTGGCGATCCCGAACAGGATGCCGCCGATGATCGAAAGCGGGATCAGCAGGGCCGGAGCTGCGCTGATCAGGGACCGTATAGCCTCGGCCCGCGTCATCCAGCGGCCTTTGGGAAATTGTTGCTGCCAACCAATCAAAGTGATGACCAGCGCGAAAGCACCAGCCAGAATTAAGCCCGGCAAAATACCCGCAATGAACATATCACCTATGGGGATCTGGGCCAGCACACCAAAGATCACAAACATCATCGATGGCGGAATGACCGGGGCCAATAGGCCACCAGCGGCTGTGGTCGCGGCGGCAAAGCCTTTGTCATAACCTTCTTCATCCATCGCAGGGACCATGGCGCGCGACATCACCGCGATCTGTGCTGTGGCAGAGCCGATGATCGCCGCCATGAACATATTGGCCAGAAGGTTGATATAAGCCAACCCGCCACGAAATCCGCCAACAAACACCCGCGCCAGCGCAACAAGGCGTCGGGTCATGCCGCCTTCGTTCATCAACTCCCCTGTCAGCATGAAAAGGGGTATGGCCAGAAGGCCATAGTTCTCAAGACCCCCGAACATTTTCTGCGCGAAGCTGTCATAAAGTATCGTGTTTCCGCTTTCCCAAATGTACCAGATGGCCGTGATGGCCAGTACGATCGCCACAGGAACAGACAGTAGAAGGGTGGCCAGAAAGACGATGGGACTCATGTTTGCGTTCCCTTCGTAGGGGCGCTCAGCAAGTGCATGGTGGAATGCAAAGTTGCACCAAGTGCAAACAGCCACATGACAAGCCAGAACAGGTATTTTGGCAGGCCCAGGGTCAGTGTCGGCTCGGCATAAATGAAATTGAACGTCTGTCCTTGAAAAGCCACTGTGTCAAAGCCGCTGCGCGCTATGTCCAGCGGCAGAAACCAGCGCCAACAGAACCACAGCATCGCAACGGAGAAGGCAAACACAACCACATCGACCGTCTTGCGGATTACCCGTTTAGCGTGATCTGGCACATTGTCGGTGAGGATGGAAATCGACACCGAACTGCGATGATGCAACGCTGCAGATGCCCCCAAAAACGTCATCCAAACCATGGCATAAATTGCCAGTTCATCGACCCAGAACAGCGCGTTGCCCGCTGTACGTGTCACGACATTCAGCAAAATCAGAACGGTTATGCAGACCGCCAGAAAGGCAGCGCACCACAATTCGACCCGCGCCAAGCCAGCCGACAGCCGATACAGCATCGCTGTTCTCCCGTAAGAAAGGGCGCAGGTTCGACCTGCGCCCTTTTCGTCATGCCGTTTTCGTTATTTTGTTTCTGCCGCAGTCTGCCGCAAAGCGTCAAGGGAGGAGGTCTTCTCGGACCAGATCCCGTTCCACTCTTCAATCGCGTCGCCAAAGAACGCGGCGTCAACCTTCTTGTAGGCTTTGCCCGTGCCTTCGATCTGCTCCAGCCATTTAGAATCGTTTTCGACATAGGCGTCGATGGTGCTGTCGACATGTTTGGCCATCAGTTCAGAAATCATCGCTCGGTCTTCTTCGGACAAACCAGCCCAGACCTTGGCCGATACCAGACCAACCATCGGGAACATCATATGATCCGACTGCACGATGGTGTCAGCGTGTTCATAATACTTCAGAACCCAGATCAGCTCGGCATCCATGTCGATGGCGTCGACCTGGCCGTTGGCCAGTGCATCATAGACCGCTGGCAAGGGCATCGGCGTGGGCGCGGCACCTACCGCGTTGTAGAAGTCGAGGATCGGCGTGAATGGCGTGATCCGCAGCTTGAGGCCTGACAGATCTTCGGCGGATGAAACATCGCCGCGGCTGACGATCTGGCGCAGCCCGGCCATACCATATCCCAAGCCCACGACGCCAACTTGTCCTGGCAGCGGTTCCAGCATGGATTTAGCCGTGTCGGATCGCAGGATGCGACCCGCGTGACCAATGTCATCTGCCAGATAGGGAGCGTAAAAAGCCCCTAACTCGGGCGCGCGGTTAGAAACCTCGGCCACCGTCATGAAGGCCATGTCCAACGCACCGGTTTGCAATTGCTGCAACATTTCAGCTTCGTTCCCCAGCTGGCGCGCCGGGAAAACCGACACCGAATGCGCGCCGCCACTGGCCTCATTCAATTCAGCCCCAAACGCCTCAGCAGCTTTGGTCCAAATGTGCGGTGGAGGTGTGATCAGGCCCAACCGGAATTCTTCGGCCTGAGCGGCGACGGATGACATTGCCAGCACAGCCGCAGAGGCGGCAATTTTTGCGATATGTTTCATGACTTCCCCTGTTTTGATCTTATTTCACAATGTAACCCAGCCCTCGGGCGGTTCCTTGCCCGGATGCACCGCCTGACAGTTCGGGCAAGTACGATCTTCTTCCGAGGCATAGAACTTCTGATAAACCGGAGGCAGGTCATCAACGATGGACTTTAGCTGCATTTCTGCGCGATGCACCAGTGATCCGCATTCGAAGCAGTACCATTCTATTGCATCCAGCTCACCCGTCTGGCGTTTTGGTTCGATCACAAGCCCAATCGAGCCTTCCTGTGGGCGTTGCGGAGAATGGCGCACATGCGGTGGCAGCAGGAACACTTCACCTTCGCGGATCGGAACGTCATAGAATTCCTCGCCGTCAAAGATTTTCAGAACCATGTCGCCTTCCAGCTGATAGAAAAACTCTTCCACAGGATCGTCATGATAATCGGTCCGCTTGTTCGGCCCACCAACAACCGTGACCATCAGATCGGCATCTTCCCAGACCTGTCGGTTGCCTACAGGTGGCTTGAGCAGATGGCGGTGTTCGTCGATCCAGGCTTTGAAGTTGAATGCTTTCAGTTTTGACATGTCCCACTCCCTATCCCCGAAAGTTTGGCGCGTTTTTCCATAACAGCAAAGAAATTATCAGCATCTAGCTATCAGATTTCTTTATAAAGCTCAGCGCGTAACCGTTTTAGACGCGCAGGCCGCATTCGTCGAAGGCTTTGCGAATGATCGTCTTTTCAGCCTCGGTTAGTTCCAGCATAGGTGGACGCACATGGCCACCGACCTGACCCAGTAACTCCTGCCAAAACTTTCCAAATGCCGTGGGTTTACCTGCAGGTCGCGTGCGTTTCATGGCATCCCGAACCGGGTTCAGGCTGTCAAACACACGTCGCGCTTCATCCGCCTTTCCGGCAAAGGCCAGTTGCGTGTATTCGTTCATCCGCTGATCAACCTTGCTTTGCAACTGATAAGGCGGGGAGGAACAAAGATAGAGTTTCCAGTCGAGTTCCAGGATATTATCCAGCCATTCATGCTCGGCCGAGGTCGAGACATGGATCTTGTCGCCCACCATATGGGTCAGCTTCACATACATCTCGCGCGGGACCGAATATTTGATGGCCACAATGTTCGGCAGATCCGCTATGCGCGCGCATTCTTCGGGCTGCATCAGATAACCGCTGTCCGGATGGCTCCACATGGCGATGCCAATATCCAGTTCGTCACAAAAGCGTTTGTAATACTGATACAAAACCTCACCGCGATCCTGCACAAAGCTCAGAACCGGCGCGTGCAGCACGATGTAGTCGGCTCCGCAATTCTGCGCGTGATGCGCCAGCTCCAACGCCGTATTCATGTTCTGATCTGAGACCGAGACAATCACGCCGGCCTTGCCCGCGCATTCTTCGACGGCAATTTCGAAGTTCCGCTTGCGTTCCTCAAGACTCATCGAAAAGAACTCGCCCTGTTTTCCGGCAATGAACAGGCCCTGAATGTCCAGATCGTCGATCCAATGGCGAATGTTGGCGCGCAGTCCATCCTCGTCCAGCGTCAGGTCTTCGTTGAATGGATTCAACGCCGCGGCCCAGATCCCCGTCATGTTTTCGCGAGCGTAGGCTTTGGCGTCGTGTTTTGAGTATTTCATTTTTAGCGCAGTCCCAGTGGCTTTGAGCATATGAAAAGCACAACGCGACAGTCGATCCAGAGCAATTTCAGGGAAATGGCTATCGGAATTATTTATATCAAAAACTTACCAATTCAGATTTTTTCATTGCTGGTCTAGGGTTCAGGCATGAAAATTGCAGTCATCGGAACCGGCGCAATAGCGCAATATGTGCAGCACGCCTTGCCAGAACATGGGCACGAGTTGGCGGCCATTATGGTCAGGCCGCATCGTGTCGATTCAAAATCGCCCCTGTCCGTCGGCTCGGTTGAGGATCTGCCGGATGGTGTTGATATGGTTCTCGACTGCGCAGGGCACGAGGCTTTGGCCGGTTTGGGGCCAGACATTCTGGCGCGGGGCACCGATATAATCAGTGTCTCGGTCGGGGCGCTGGCGGATCAGCAGGTTGCCGACCGGTTGGACAGGGCCGCGCGACAAGGTGGGGGCCGCTTGCATTTGGCTAGTGGTGCCATTGGCGGGTTGGACTGCCTCAGCGCTGCTGCAGTTGGTCCGCTTAAGTCCGTTACCTATGTGGGGCGCAAACCACCTGCGGGGTGGAAAGGGTCGCTTGCTGAGCAATCCCTTGATTTAGGCAATATCAGCAAGGCCGAAACGCATTTTCAGGGTTCCGCCCGAGAAGCAGCGCTGGCCTATCCCAAGAATGCCAATGTCGCGGCTG from Ruegeria sp. HKCCD4315 includes the following:
- a CDS encoding TRAP transporter large permease; amino-acid sequence: MSPIVFLATLLLSVPVAIVLAITAIWYIWESGNTILYDSFAQKMFGGLENYGLLAIPLFMLTGELMNEGGMTRRLVALARVFVGGFRGGLAYINLLANMFMAAIIGSATAQIAVMSRAMVPAMDEEGYDKGFAAATTAAGGLLAPVIPPSMMFVIFGVLAQIPIGDMFIAGILPGLILAGAFALVITLIGWQQQFPKGRWMTRAEAIRSLISAAPALLIPLSIIGGILFGIATPTESAAVASLIAFLVGWLVYGDLKPQNLAEMFKRTAANASMILFMIAAASVFGWVIIYEEIPQHLAGLITSVTSNPFVFLLIVNLALLLVGMVIDGIAAIILITPILLPIATGSYDISPYQFGIVACLNLVLGLLTPPVGIGLYIASSMSGTSPGSILRSLWPFLIAVALVLLLLSYFPSLSTVLI
- a CDS encoding adenylate/guanylate cyclase domain-containing protein — encoded protein: MADIANWLSKHGLSKYADAFARHEIELGDLSELSDDDLVTIGLPLGPRRRFLKAVRQGAQGRSGTEANIIAERRQLTVMFIDLVGSTPLSQQLDPEDLAEVLRLFKETCAAAVAAYDGHIASYYGDGIMVFFGFPHAHEDDPERAIHAGLRIIREIPALRTHAQLQVRIGIATGLVVVGDLRGEKMFEDGTAMGETPNLAARLQSMADPGTLIVAPTTHELAGDTFEYVRRGTFQLKGFAKEVEAWQVTGTRQTLSRFMASGDIAMNSLVGRTLEFKTLHSKWDLARQGHGQVALVSGEAGIGKSRLIEELSRTIPEASFRHIRFQCSPYHDASALYPVIRQLETAAELRADDSATQKLDKLKRVLGAQSDSVLKLAASLLSVPFEDQLGPLDLTPEQLMKQTLDMLVDHLVTMSRKAPILVLFEDAHWVDPTTKTLLDLFVDQIGDASVLMVMSYRTGFDPDWSFTSNLTHVDLKQLSFAEIKEIVNEVAAGTAVPNAAYDLIAARSNGVPLYVEEVTKDLLEASFRPDSPDDFMPDQTSASSSVPKTLHDALMARLDRLSSAKEVAQIGAVIGPQFSYPLIAQVSRFDETALRAGLDLLVDAGIMTLSGTEYEETFSYRHALIRDTAYNSLLKRERRTLHARVVETLNEAEHQDTAVGPEILAHHYTMAEMPEQAIDHWYLAGQRAVERSAGVEAVTQLGRAISLLEKLDESVDRDRKETRIQILQAGVLRSTAGIAADETGAAYARIRDLCNRLGETEQLFPVLNGLYAYHLVRGEYNLARDTASQLLDLAQLTKETHHIMIAHRAMGAVLLHIGDLEPACDHLKQALELYEPEQHGRLAYVYGTDHAAITSCFLSIAVWMRGQPDHALEIQQQAVSAAQKLNHAHSLAQSLTYLCMLHLLRREPEQVFDVVAWLEALAIKHAFPFMTLTANVWRSWADALLHPDQKTFGAFRNAAEAWWASGAGNYKPLFLTALAEVSLNAEDVKTAQDLLGEARMQQDLTNEGWAQAETDRVEAMVQSSDQPADALFARALKTAREQQARMLELRTAVEYLRTCERCDFAPQFPPDVDGILSTITGGAQNRDIADALAVLEHAKTS
- a CDS encoding aspartate dehydrogenase — translated: MKIAVIGTGAIAQYVQHALPEHGHELAAIMVRPHRVDSKSPLSVGSVEDLPDGVDMVLDCAGHEALAGLGPDILARGTDIISVSVGALADQQVADRLDRAARQGGGRLHLASGAIGGLDCLSAAAVGPLKSVTYVGRKPPAGWKGSLAEQSLDLGNISKAETHFQGSAREAALAYPKNANVAAAVALAGVGFDKTQVRLIADPTIQKNIHEVEAEGDFGTFQFRISGTALPDNPRSSALAAMSVLSKLDQLCKPIVL
- a CDS encoding 3-hydroxyanthranilate 3,4-dioxygenase is translated as MSKLKAFNFKAWIDEHRHLLKPPVGNRQVWEDADLMVTVVGGPNKRTDYHDDPVEEFFYQLEGDMVLKIFDGEEFYDVPIREGEVFLLPPHVRHSPQRPQEGSIGLVIEPKRQTGELDAIEWYCFECGSLVHRAEMQLKSIVDDLPPVYQKFYASEEDRTCPNCQAVHPGKEPPEGWVTL
- a CDS encoding dihydrodipicolinate synthase family protein, which codes for MKYSKHDAKAYARENMTGIWAAALNPFNEDLTLDEDGLRANIRHWIDDLDIQGLFIAGKQGEFFSMSLEERKRNFEIAVEECAGKAGVIVSVSDQNMNTALELAHHAQNCGADYIVLHAPVLSFVQDRGEVLYQYYKRFCDELDIGIAMWSHPDSGYLMQPEECARIADLPNIVAIKYSVPREMYVKLTHMVGDKIHVSTSAEHEWLDNILELDWKLYLCSSPPYQLQSKVDQRMNEYTQLAFAGKADEARRVFDSLNPVRDAMKRTRPAGKPTAFGKFWQELLGQVGGHVRPPMLELTEAEKTIIRKAFDECGLRV
- a CDS encoding TRAP transporter small permease — encoded protein: MLYRLSAGLARVELWCAAFLAVCITVLILLNVVTRTAGNALFWVDELAIYAMVWMTFLGASAALHHRSSVSISILTDNVPDHAKRVIRKTVDVVVFAFSVAMLWFCWRWFLPLDIARSGFDTVAFQGQTFNFIYAEPTLTLGLPKYLFWLVMWLFALGATLHSTMHLLSAPTKGTQT
- a CDS encoding TRAP transporter substrate-binding protein, translating into MKHIAKIAASAAVLAMSSVAAQAEEFRLGLITPPPHIWTKAAEAFGAELNEASGGAHSVSVFPARQLGNEAEMLQQLQTGALDMAFMTVAEVSNRAPELGAFYAPYLADDIGHAGRILRSDTAKSMLEPLPGQVGVVGLGYGMAGLRQIVSRGDVSSAEDLSGLKLRITPFTPILDFYNAVGAAPTPMPLPAVYDALANGQVDAIDMDAELIWVLKYYEHADTIVQSDHMMFPMVGLVSAKVWAGLSEEDRAMISELMAKHVDSTIDAYVENDSKWLEQIEGTGKAYKKVDAAFFGDAIEEWNGIWSEKTSSLDALRQTAAETK